A region of the Lycium barbarum isolate Lr01 chromosome 1, ASM1917538v2, whole genome shotgun sequence genome:
ACTAAAATGCTCTTTCAtcttttactatttttttttttttttgaaaatgggaATAAAATACCATTTTATACAGTAGCTGATACAGATGGAGTATACCAGACATAGATTGATACAGATGCCTACATGGATCAGATTAAAACATGGTTTCCGAAGGGTGGGGCACAGAATAGGTACTCACATCTACATCTGATAAGTGTCCGGCCATTATTCGCAGAGGCTGTATCCTGTCAATAGACCAGATCCTTGCAGTGCGGTCATGTGAAGAACTGGCAAAATAATGTCCAACTGGACTAAACTGCATTCAAGATGTGAAGTGAAAACCAAACATTTATTTGCCTGTTTTGAGGACTCTCATCTGCAGTTACCATGAGCAAGCACCAAATGCTCAAGAGACAAGAAAATACGTCAACTATATAAAGTGGAAACATATGGTAATCAAGCAAAAAATTAGCTCAAGCTGCAAGACTAGTTGTTGTAGCTATAACACTATGAAACTTCATTTTGAGACTAGAACATGGCTTCACTGTCATTTATCTTCAATGACAAACTAATAACTTGTGATGCCAGTTAGTAGTTCTTATAAGCCCCAATATATAAAAAGGACTAGTTTGTACTGACATTTGAAGTATGACAAATATGTACATTTGCTTCCCTGCTTTTGGGGGTTGTCCCAGTTAGCGGTCCCCTAATAAAAACAATATCAAGCATCCATTTGGCAAACATGGTATAAAGAGTGGCACATAACATCTAAGAATCCTATTATGATACAGAAACAATGCATAGAAACCCATTAGCTTGGGCAGTATTCCATTTGACGACCAATAAAACAAAGAGTAGTCTTTTAGGCGAGCTACTTGATCTTCAAGACATGGCAAATATATTACCATATTTGCAGCCAAAAGAGAACAAACTTAATAAATGAAAAACTAGTCACCCACCTGAACATCCCATACTGGGTAATTGTGGCCTTTGTAGCAAACAAGATTAGCATTTAGCTTTGTGCTCCATAAGCGAACTGCATAGAAATAATTAGTCAAACAGGTCATGAATAATGTCACATGGTTATACAGTGTGCATATCAAAATTGTAGCAACTGTCATAATCCAAATGAATAAAAACAACGCCGAGCTAATGGCTATAGAGAGTCATATGATATCATACTTGTTGAATCTGATGATGAAGACAGAAGAAAATCCCCGTACGGACTAAAGGACGCAGAATAAACAGGTCCGGAATGGCCCTGAAATAATGTATAGCATCGTCTTCCACCACTTGAGCTAAGCACATGCTCATTTGTAGGTGAATCAGTTTCCCCCTGCAAAAAAGCTGGTTCTAGCACTGTTCATCAACCGTTCCTTTTTCTCTGTGTGTGGGGGGGGTCAAGACTTTTTAAGGGATAGGAAATGAGTATGTGGACTTGATGATTAGCCTCTCATTCGTTGTTTCGTTTTTGTGCACTCATGAAGTTCTTGTTCGTAGAGAATCATATATCTTGTAGATTCTCTATTTTTTGGTATACTGCTGGTATACAGGAGATTTTTCCATTATTATTAAAATTATTTACCTCaatggaaaagaaaaaggaaggaGTTCAAGAAATACTTCCGTCAGGAAAGTAGAGATGCATCTCTATGTTCAGTCGAGAAACCTGCATAATTATCATGCTTCTGCTATGTAAATCTCTGATGCAACTAACTTCACAACCCTAGTGCAGTTTCCAGTGAAATTAAATTTATCTACTTATCAAAGAAATAAAAGCAGCGGAAAAGAAACATTTGTTCTGTCTGGTTGCAAGTTATACTGTGACTTGAGTGCACCCGTACCACCTCTATCGACTAATAAACATCTTGAAACATGAAAATAGCAATACATCGGAAAGGAGTCGAGGACTATCATATTGGGCTTACATGGACCAGTTTGTTGCCCAAGTTTTGCCATGTCCCAAACCTGAAACATGTTAGATAAGAAGATGATCAAGGATCAACAGATACTTTAATTAGTGACAACAAGATCTCAACTCTATTCAGAAGCTACAAGCACCTTCAGAGACGAGTCTGAGAATCCACCCGCCACTAGTGATCCATCATGTGATGTTGATGCACAGTTTAGTCTATACACATTTACAAACTCACTAAGATTAGGATATGTTCCTAAAAATATATTCCACATCTACAAGTTTGATTCAAGGTCAAGAAACTTACCCATTATGTGTATTAACAAATGTATAGAAGCTAACAGAGGGCAACGCAGCATTACTCAACTGTACACGGTTCCTCAAGTCTTCCAGAATAGAATGTTCTACCTCTGAAGGTCTGTGACAAATATTTTCTTTCAGTTAAGAATGATTCAAGATCCTAGAAATATGAAGGAGCATATGTTTAAGATCAATACTGTCACAAATTTAAAGAAGGAACCAAGAGCAAAAAATCATGTAATATATATTTAATTTCATGAAAACATGCTCCACCCTCCCAAAGATAAGAAAAATAATGTGGTTGGTACAACTGTACAAGAAAACATTTTACTTATCTGTTCCCTGGCATCCATGTTTTTCATGTTATTTGAAGAGTTTATGAATGCATATAAGGCAATATATTATGAGCATGACATGCCACAGAAAGGATTGCAGCTCAATCATATTCTCCTCATCCTTTATAATATTCCTTTTGATGCAACTCCTTAGTATAGCAGTTTCATTAATGTTTCCTAATAGATCATGATAACAATATTCAAATAAAATTATGACCTCCAACAAGAGCGTCTTTTCCAAGTAGGGGAGGGGGATGTAGTAGGAGAGAAAAAACACTATAGggctctctttttttcttttggtaagTAAGATAATAGGATTGAGGAATACATAGCAGGTAGAGCAAGTTCCGGTTTGACACGGGGTGCAGTTGCCACTGTGCTGCCCTCTGTACGGGAAGATTTCCCTGTTGCAACCCCAACTTTGTCCTTCTTTAGTTTTTTAAGAGATGCTCCTTGTTTTCCACCTTCAACTGACTTCTTCTGAAAAAAAGAGCAAAATAAAAACAATAAATGTGAAAGGATGTCACTTTTTCAAAAAAGTAAAGGTGGAAGGATGTCcaccaaataaaatttaaacCGTTAATGAAATAgaaatataaaataataatttaagtGGGAAATATTTATGAATATATAATCAAGTGGGAAATGAACTGACAGAAATTCAACACCTTGTTTTCTTCCACTTCTCCTTCCTTAGGATCGCCGTCAAGCTTTTCTGAGTCAGGAACTGAACCTCCTGTCTTTTCTAACCGTTCTTCTAAAGAATCTTCAAGCAGCTGCAAGTTAAATTATTAACACATCTCCTGGGAATAAAATTTAAAACACAGAAGACCTATATTACACAGACTCTTCTAAAATAGAGTGATATGATCCGTGTCAAGGTGTCAGACTCGTTAAATTCTGTCTAGGATATGTGGATACAaacagaatattttttttttttgattaagcaccgggtgtccgggtctctttgagccccgactaatcccgggggtgcacaggccctcgacaaggagtttcccgcaagtgcaccacgggtaattcagggttttaccccagtccgatggccctcagaaattgtttgcacccagtgagtttcgaacttgagaccttgaaagggagcaccccaaggctcaagccaattaccaccaggccaacccctgagggtgaTACAAACAGAATATCAGACACAGATAAAGGGGATTCTTAATAAAATTGCAAGTTATCATTTCACGTTCAGTATCTATGCCCTCAGTTTTTTATTCATAATATATGACTCCATATACACAAACAGACATGGAATGTAAGATTGGCCCGTTCCACCGTGAAAGGTAGGTCATATTCTGACTATTATCTCATTAGGCCTGCTGCATATTTTTGTACTAAATATTCCGCCCATTTTATATTCGAGCCAAAAGTCATGTGGAAAAAACCCATCTTATAGGAAGCAAAAGCTACTCTGCTCTCTCCCACTCCCTTAAGTGAAgaggaaaaacaaaataaaaaagaaatttagAAAACTCACGCATcgctctctctccctctctctgagtaacaaaacaaaaagaaaaaggatgAGATTAAGGAGAACGAGAGATCCTGGAAGACATGGGCTTTGGGCACAAGTGGATAAACTGGATCAGATTTTGCATCTCTGGTGTCAGATGTTACTGTTCTTATAAATGGTTGTCCAGCAGGTTTCTTTCAATCTCAAAGGGGTCTCAGACAGGGTGACCCATTGCCACCTTTCTTATTTTTGATTGCTATGGAAGGTCTTAATCACATGGTTAGGACAGCTAAATCTAATAGTTGGATAAGGCGCTTCGACTCTCAGTCCACCATTAGCAACCATCTGGAGATCACTCATTTACTATATGCAGACGATTCACTTGTTTTTTGTGATGCTGAAATGGAGCAGATCAGACATCTCAGAGCAATCCTGACCATTTTTGAAGCCTTGTCTGGCCTTCATGTCAACTGGAGCAACAGTTTACTCTATCCAATTAATCAAGTCGATGATCTTCAGAATCTAGCATGGAACCTAGGTTGTCAAGTGGGCTCCCTCCCCACTAAGTACCTAGGGATGCCTCTAGGTGCCAAAAACAAATCCAAAGAAATCTGGGATGAAGTTTTGGAGAGATCTAGCAAGAAGCTGGCAAGGTGGAAAACCCAATACCTCTCTTTGGGTGGCAAGAGTCACACTCATTAATTCTGTCTTGGATGCCCTCCCTACATACATGATGTCTCTCTTCCCAATTCCCAGAGGAGTTGAGAAAAAGATCGACAAACTGAGACGAGATTTTCTTTGGCAAGGTAATAAAGGTGATGATGAAAGGAGATGCAAGAACCTGGTCAAATGGGACTCAATCATTTTGAACAAGAAAGAGAGTGGGCTGGGCATCAAGAACTTGGGATTGCACAACAAAAGTTTGTTGCAGAAATGGCTACGGAGATTCAATTCAGAGGACAATGCTTTATGGAAAAGATTCATTTCCCAGAAATATGGGATGCTAGATCAATGGATTACTAAAGAAGTTAATGGCCCTTATGGTACTAGTGTATGGAAATCTATTAGGTCCCAGTGGAATGAATTCTGGGCTATTGTAGATATCATAGTTAGCGATGGTAGAAAGACTACTTTTTGGGCAGACCACTGGATTGGCCATAACAACCTTCAATCGACTTTCCTCTTATACTCTATAAGCCTCCAAGCTCAAGCACAAATCAGTCAAGTTTGGAGCCCTCAAGGGTGGGATCTTATTTTCAGAAGAGCTCTCAATGATTGGGAAATTGAAAGCTTAACCAATATGCTCCAACTCTTAGCTTCCTTAGGAGGAACTTCAGCTTATCCTGACAGACTAAAATGGAGATTGAACAACAAAAGAACTTTCTCTGTTAAGTCTGTTTACTGGAACCTCAACCATAGAACAACCTTGATGGAGATTTGGCCCTGGAATCTCATTTGGAAAGTAAGAGTCCCTTTCAAGGTCTCTTGTTTTGTTTGGTTGGTTGCAAGGAGGGCTTGCCTGACCCACGAGAAATTACAACGAAGAGGTTTTCAGAGACCTTATGTGGTCAAGATGGTGAAACCAATAAGCACCTTTTCTTACACTGCAAGACAACTACAAATCTGTGGAACATGTCCTTTTGTATCCTTGGTATCAATTGGACTACGCCTAATACTACTGTGGAGCTTCTCAGATGCTAGAAGAGTGTAGGGAAGAGAGGTGGAGAAGAAGACTGGTGGCAGATCATCCCAGCTTGTGTTTGGTGGACAATATGGAAGGAAAGGAACGCTAGAATTTTTTAGGGCACTAGTAGCTCTATCCAGAAAGTTAGGATGAATTGTCTAAATCTCttctatttttggtgtaaacaaaATTTGTGGGGGCAGACAGGAGACCTGGTAGATTTATTAGGACAAACGTAAGTGTAAGTTTTTGTTGGGTGCTCCTTATACTTTTGCTGTAAAGATTACAATTCAGTTTCAATTGAAGCTGAATTTTACTGTGAATACAAGTCGttaccaatttcaaaaaaaataaattaaaaaaaaataaggagaACGAGAAGGGGCAACTCCATCACAACGCTCTTTACCTTTTGATTCTCCGTCTCTCTAGCCTCTTCATCCGCCATATGAAAGTCAAATAATCCatcttttttataaaaaaaaataataataataaaaaaaaacggtGGTGTTTAGGCCAACTTGTGTGCACCTAGACTATTCCACTAGGTAGTTGTTTCCTCCCACCAACACAAGTCCTGAGTAAATCTACCACTAAGCTtggacagatgggaagaaatcacctagtatttttGGTCTTACTGGAATTTGAACCCTTGTCTTCAAGGTTTGCACTCACTTAGTTACCCATCTTATTTGACCAGATCCAACATGAATTCCACCCACAGGAAGTGTAATGTCGACACAGCCATTTGACCAAAAATGCTTAGTCCAAGTAACATAGCATAAGATACCAACACATTTAAGCTAACCCTTTTCAAGATCATAACCCAAGCAATCCTTAAAATTAACAAAACATGAACCTGGAACGGCTAAATTAGTCGATAGAGATATTTCACAGAATATAATACTTGTACTCTACTGCATATATAATATAAGGAGTAGGATCTATACTCTCCTTAGGTAATATTAGTTGATACGCAAAGGAGTAAGCTTGTCACTTGTCTACAACTTGCAGCTTCACACTCttcattttctttccttttttccttttaataTGGGTTGTTTGGTCAGCTTGCGCAAATCTGTATCTACTACCTTCCACCAGCATATGTACACAGGTAAGTCTGCCCACCAAGGCTTAGGTAAAGGAAGATATCACCTAGCGCCTTTGTTTCTACCGGAATTTGAACCCTGATCTCCCATAGTTTTTACCCACGCCATTGACCGCTTTGCCACACCCATAGGTATAAACCTTAGAATAAGAGAATGTTTTATAACCAGTGGTGTCCAGACCCGAATCTGAATGGTCTCTAATTACTTTGATGAAATATAGGGcccttttctttttcctcaaaCGAATCTTGATAGAACAATTTTAGATCGTTTACACATGTGATCTTATCCTCAATACTTTGAAATATTTAGTTCAACGGTATTGCAACACGAAGCATTTTGTTATTCTCCAACCAATTACCCCTCTTTCTCAACAACTCAATGCACCCAAACCTCCCCTATGTGCTGGTAAAGGAATCAGTTAAATTGTTtcttgtggtttttttttttgggtattcaTTCTTCCATACGTTAGCATGGGAAGACTTCCAGCTAGCCAATTTAATTGTTTCATGGTCAGTTAACCAACAAACAAGAATATTCATCAAATAGCTTGAGTATTGACAGGTAAAATAGTTTAAAGATGATATTTACTACACCATCCAATCCAAAAACATACAGCTTAATTTATTGGTATGACTGTTTGCTTACCCCCCAATGAACTTCTTTCTGATTTATGAGACTAGCATCATGGCCACTTGCAACAAGAGTTACAACTTCCGCATCATCAGATATAGAGCCAGGCTGTCCAGGAGAAACTGCCATTTGATACAAATTAGCTTAATATTGTACATAATTTAATAAATACATAACTCTAAAATTCCAGTAGGTGATTATATAATGATTAAGGGGCAAGGCACAGGGGGATCATGGGCCACTAAACAATTCATAGGGTTGCATTTAGGACAATTTTTAACTCGAACATTGCCCGACTAACAGGAAAAGAGCATGTCTTTGGCCTTTGTGCCAAACATAACCACGAAATTAATTGAGTAAATCATCTACATCATATGACTTTGGCATTGCTACGCATGAGCAAAAAGGGACTCCAAGTGCAAGAGATAAAGAGTAAAAGAATTGAAGGCTTATAAACAAAATCTGGAATGCCCTTCTGAATCTATAACTCAGGGTTAATGGTCATTGAAGGGACAAAACAAACAATGATCTGACAGAAAGGAGTTGACTTGGAATTGGTACACTTTTCCTTTCCCTGTCTTTCTTCAGTGGATGCAATGATATGCATTTGTTCTATCAGGAGAACGGTCAACGAAAAGACATGTCAAATGTGAAAGCCTTCAGCTTCTCTCACAATTTTTTTTCTATTCTTCCTTCTCATATGGTTAGGTTATCATAACAATGTAAATGGAAAGATGTTATTGCGCTAAATGAAGATGGTCAATTAACATAGTAGAAAATCAAATGGCTGAATGCAACTGCGAAGATGGGAACTGCACCTTGAAAATTAATGCGCTCATTGATGATCCCAAGCATTGTAATAGACTCTGTCTTGTGTAAGTATTGCAGCAAAAGGTCATAGGAGTACTGTTTCAGAGTAGAAAAGCAAATCAAAAGGCTAAGCCAGTTAAGCTCTAAAGGTGTGCATGGTAAAAAGCAATCAAATGGTGCTAGACATGCCTATTGCCCAAGAAACAGTTATCAAACTGCACATAAATCCACCAACCTAGACAAACCATTAGGCTGATGACTGCTCCTTTAATGTGCATGATGATAAGATATATGGTCATGAGAATAACAACTAAAATATCATATTTCATTTCAACAAACCTACATGACCTTGAGATGAAACAGTCACTTTCCCCCCTTTCTTATTTCTCAGTATGTCAAAGCAGTGGTGTTTGCT
Encoded here:
- the LOC132643797 gene encoding transcription initiation factor TFIID subunit 5 translates to MDEEEIEKAVVAYLKKKGFKQTELAFQEEQQHNNNNNSANSQIDPDITKKILSFSQFETGPERYQEEYSKLRSWAYSSLDLYKHELLRVLYPVFIHCFMELVARGHIQEARAFFNSYREDHEMTHLRDLQKLEGVLSPSHLEEMEFAHSIRLSKVNIKMCQYSYDLLLQYLHKTESITMLGIINERINFQVSPGQPGSISDDAEVVTLVASGHDASLINQKEVHWGLLEDSLEERLEKTGGSVPDSEKLDGDPKEGEVEENKKKSVEGGKQGASLKKLKKDKVGVATGKSSRTEGSTVATAPRVKPELALPAIPSEVEHSILEDLRNRVQLSNAALPSVSFYTFVNTHNGLNCASTSHDGSLVAGGFSDSSLKVWDMAKLGQQTGPSFLQGETDSPTNEHVLSSSGGRRCYTLFQGHSGPVYSASFSPYGDFLLSSSSDSTIRLWSTKLNANLVCYKGHNYPVWDVQFSPVGHYFASSSHDRTARIWSIDRIQPLRIMAGHLSDVDCVQWHANCNYIATGSSDKTVRLWDVQSGECVRIFIGHRSMILSLAMSPDGRYMASGDEDGTVMMWDLSSGRCITPLVGHSSCVWSLAFSGEGSLLASGSADCTVKLWDVTTSTKAPLKDENKSGSNNRLRSLKTLPTKATPVYALRFSRRNLLFAAGAFSKSA